One Azotosporobacter soli genomic region harbors:
- a CDS encoding MBOAT family O-acyltransferase, producing the protein MILLLLSILFNYKIGEILSRTKNKNVLLVGISIDLLLLGYYKYIKFFLISFNSLCETSMPVPEVVLPLGISFFTFTQIAFLVDAFRGETKGYSLKTYMLFVTFFPHLIAGPILYHKDIIPQLNKIGETRFSYENMAKGIIFFVVGLFKKVYIADSLSPWVKMAFDNVESLTIIDAWLGALAYTMQIYFDFSGYSEMAIGLGLMLNIYLPINFSSPYKARSIIDFWRRWHITLSEFLKNYLYIPIGGNRRGEFVKIRNLFLTMLLGGFWHGAGWNFIIWGALHGVYLVTNHIWRKTNMEIPGVVSWGITFIAVTIAWVFFRAADATVGMIYINAMFGGNGLYLPNEYAVKIGSGISFKPLQVDNLLVQLSVIAVLIWVVLKAPSVQTIVQKQQPRLRLATLMVITLIMCLLKMNTVSEFLYFQF; encoded by the coding sequence TTGATTTTACTATTACTATCAATCCTGTTTAATTATAAAATAGGAGAAATCTTATCGCGTACGAAAAATAAAAATGTGTTGCTAGTGGGTATCTCAATTGATCTTTTATTATTAGGATATTATAAATACATTAAATTTTTCTTGATTTCTTTTAATAGTTTATGTGAAACCTCGATGCCGGTACCAGAAGTTGTATTGCCGCTTGGAATATCTTTTTTTACATTTACACAAATTGCATTTTTAGTTGATGCATTTAGAGGTGAAACAAAAGGATATAGTCTAAAAACGTACATGCTATTTGTTACATTTTTTCCACACTTAATTGCAGGTCCAATTTTGTATCATAAAGACATAATCCCACAACTTAACAAAATTGGTGAAACGAGATTTTCGTACGAAAATATGGCGAAGGGGATTATTTTTTTTGTGGTGGGTCTTTTTAAAAAAGTGTATATTGCAGATTCGCTGTCGCCATGGGTGAAAATGGCATTTGATAATGTGGAAAGTTTGACTATTATTGATGCATGGTTGGGTGCGCTGGCATATACGATGCAAATATACTTTGACTTTTCGGGATATTCGGAGATGGCAATTGGACTTGGTCTTATGTTAAATATTTATTTACCTATAAATTTTAGTTCACCATATAAGGCGCGCTCGATTATTGATTTTTGGCGAAGATGGCATATTACGTTATCAGAATTTCTCAAGAACTACCTTTATATCCCAATAGGGGGGAATCGTAGAGGTGAATTTGTGAAAATACGAAACCTCTTTTTGACAATGCTTTTAGGAGGATTTTGGCACGGAGCAGGCTGGAACTTTATTATATGGGGGGCTTTGCATGGGGTATATTTAGTAACTAATCATATATGGCGAAAAACAAATATGGAAATTCCAGGGGTGGTGTCTTGGGGTATAACTTTTATTGCAGTTACTATTGCTTGGGTTTTTTTTCGAGCTGCAGATGCAACTGTTGGGATGATATATATCAATGCAATGTTTGGCGGAAATGGTTTATATTTGCCCAATGAGTATGCTGTAAAAATCGGGAGCGGGATATCTTTTAAGCCGTTGCAAGTAGATAATTTATTAGTTCAACTAAGTGTGATTGCCGTACTTATTTGGGTTGTGTTAAAAGCACCTAGTGTACAAACGATCGTTCAAAAACAACAGCCAAGACTGAGGTTAGCGACATTGATGGTGATTACTTTAATAATGTGCCTGCTAAAGATGAATACAGTTTCAGAATTCTTATACTTTCAATTTTAG
- a CDS encoding glycosyltransferase: MGKKRILHIISSLQIGGAEMMLNNLLQEEGYQKKFSCHVISLTGRGPVGDLLEKQGIQVTYLGVERNPFAGIWCVIQLLRIMNAFKPQLIQTWLYHADFFGGLAGKIYGKAPILWGIHNMFLDKKARWTTKWMVKLCALLSPYIPDQIVICAEAAISTHQKIGYRVNFRYIPNGFDTEKFYLDQDGRQKLRQRYSIDNKTMVFALIGRYDPIKGHKNFIQAAMQLKKSKVDFCCVMAGKDIDMNNKELMELIRENDLVEKVLLLGKIEASEMRNLYSMIDSLVVASKSEAFPMVIGEAMACECICISTSVGDAANIIGQAGYIVERENSNALSEMMKKVYEMDPLLKAEMGKAARWRIESLFTMAQIAEQYALLHDQLTADS; the protein is encoded by the coding sequence ATGGGAAAAAAAAGAATTCTTCATATTATTTCAAGTCTTCAAATTGGCGGAGCGGAAATGATGCTAAACAATCTGCTGCAAGAAGAGGGTTATCAGAAAAAGTTTAGTTGTCATGTAATTTCGCTGACTGGGAGAGGGCCAGTTGGAGATTTGCTGGAGAAACAGGGGATTCAAGTGACCTACCTAGGAGTAGAACGAAATCCATTTGCGGGAATTTGGTGTGTAATCCAATTGCTTCGAATCATGAATGCTTTTAAACCGCAGTTGATACAGACTTGGTTGTATCATGCTGATTTCTTTGGTGGATTGGCAGGGAAAATATATGGCAAGGCACCCATTTTATGGGGAATACACAATATGTTTTTGGATAAAAAAGCACGATGGACAACGAAATGGATGGTAAAACTCTGTGCTCTTTTATCTCCGTATATTCCGGATCAAATAGTTATTTGTGCAGAGGCTGCGATTTCGACACACCAAAAAATAGGTTATAGAGTGAATTTTCGATACATACCAAACGGTTTTGATACAGAAAAATTTTATTTGGATCAAGATGGCCGACAAAAATTGAGACAAAGATATTCAATTGACAATAAAACGATGGTTTTTGCGTTAATCGGTCGATATGATCCGATCAAAGGGCATAAAAATTTTATCCAAGCTGCAATGCAGTTGAAAAAGAGTAAAGTGGACTTTTGCTGTGTAATGGCGGGAAAAGACATAGATATGAATAATAAAGAATTAATGGAGCTTATTAGAGAAAATGATTTAGTAGAGAAGGTTCTTTTACTGGGGAAAATCGAGGCAAGCGAAATGAGAAACCTATATTCAATGATTGATAGTCTTGTTGTGGCCTCAAAGAGTGAAGCTTTTCCAATGGTTATTGGTGAAGCGATGGCTTGTGAATGTATTTGTATATCTACTAGTGTCGGAGATGCTGCAAATATCATTGGTCAAGCCGGCTATATTGTTGAACGTGAAAATTCAAATGCGCTGAGTGAAATGATGAAGAAAGTGTATGAAATGGATCCTTTACTCAAAGCTGAAATGGGGAAAGCAGCGAGATGGCGAATCGAATCGCTATTTACCATGGCACAGATTGCAGAACAGTATGCATTATTACATGATCAATTGACAGCTGACAGCTGA
- a CDS encoding class I SAM-dependent methyltransferase, with amino-acid sequence MNSLAKCITCEMDENWIVWENKIEKQQQALWNHAKVQQWLLCKTCGTLFPSPITPQAVIKQAWDIARDEYQKNDFDMQRHMQKLDKSAGQIMEYFYPFVANKKAILDIGCGYGNLLHMLKNNGHNVFGIETDASTKSYHQMLGIESAIGQVEDIELDKSFDAIFLIYSIYFFTDIKSILKKLQAKLNDEGVICIAIANFLDSRNNEMPGIAHSSYPCKESLEVLLEVAGFKILSTKKYKSVIYCVAKKSMTSASAVTVVNTNKIYWLYKSKKIRYHLIGKPIVVMGKIYNAVKCMLQREQ; translated from the coding sequence GTGAATAGTTTGGCTAAATGCATTACATGTGAAATGGACGAAAATTGGATTGTTTGGGAAAATAAGATTGAAAAGCAGCAGCAGGCGCTGTGGAATCATGCAAAAGTACAGCAATGGTTGCTTTGTAAAACATGTGGAACGTTGTTTCCATCTCCAATTACACCTCAAGCGGTTATAAAGCAAGCGTGGGATATTGCGCGTGATGAATATCAAAAAAATGACTTTGATATGCAGAGACATATGCAAAAGCTGGATAAAAGTGCAGGCCAGATTATGGAGTATTTTTATCCGTTTGTGGCAAACAAAAAAGCAATCCTAGACATCGGGTGCGGCTATGGGAACCTGTTACATATGTTAAAGAATAATGGACACAATGTATTTGGCATTGAAACGGATGCATCGACAAAATCCTATCATCAAATGCTTGGCATTGAGAGTGCTATTGGACAAGTGGAAGATATAGAACTCGATAAAAGTTTTGATGCAATATTCCTGATATATTCAATATACTTTTTTACTGATATAAAGAGCATATTGAAAAAACTGCAGGCTAAGCTAAATGATGAGGGGGTCATTTGCATTGCTATAGCCAATTTTTTAGACAGCCGAAACAATGAAATGCCAGGTATTGCTCACTCTTCATATCCTTGCAAGGAGTCGTTGGAAGTGTTGTTGGAAGTGGCTGGATTTAAGATTTTAAGCACTAAGAAGTATAAATCAGTTATTTATTGTGTGGCAAAAAAATCAATGACTTCAGCTTCAGCCGTGACTGTCGTAAATACCAATAAAATATATTGGCTGTATAAAAGCAAGAAAATTCGCTACCACTTAATCGGGAAACCAATTGTAGTGATGGGGAAAATATACAATGCAGTGAAGTGTATGTTACAAAGGGAACAGTGA
- a CDS encoding polysaccharide pyruvyl transferase family protein, with translation MRKQNSYRRFFLYGYYGFHNFGDDLLLQALILGIKKCVPEASFIVRSLDEGPAFDVKYNVVYSKIDRIISDASKGKVLRGFEYLSQYARLCHQADALVIGGGTLVHDKPSQMSLLLLVLFCLIAKMMGKKIIVLGLGVSALQYRSSYLMLQAIIRLSDSFCVRDKAAALIASRANGGAIDKIKTTADLAYSLDINCKKAVTTRRRKIIGITIVDKGDGPLNEHIKSIMTDFLERLWQEKNEEWEVRLLPFHIMNCEGNSYKVSDFDVMNCINKAVSKKTGVVIPIIEKAEAINSTYAELDMIIGMRFHSLVMAALFEIPFVGLVHDNKLSDLCEIYDMPQCNIGNLSVDFLMTAIKNYEKMKIDPQITTKLKEKAELNFEYFSKL, from the coding sequence TTGAGGAAACAAAATTCGTACAGAAGATTTTTTTTATACGGATATTATGGATTTCACAATTTTGGTGATGATTTGCTTTTGCAAGCGTTAATACTTGGAATAAAGAAATGTGTTCCGGAGGCAAGCTTTATTGTACGAAGCTTGGATGAAGGGCCAGCTTTTGATGTGAAATACAATGTGGTATATTCAAAGATAGACCGAATAATTAGTGATGCATCCAAAGGAAAAGTTTTGCGAGGTTTTGAATATCTATCCCAATATGCTAGACTGTGCCATCAAGCAGATGCATTGGTAATTGGTGGTGGAACTTTGGTTCATGATAAACCATCACAAATGTCGCTGCTGTTATTGGTGCTGTTTTGTCTAATTGCTAAAATGATGGGAAAGAAAATTATTGTACTGGGATTAGGGGTTTCGGCACTTCAATACAGAAGTAGCTATTTAATGTTGCAAGCTATTATTCGATTAAGTGATAGTTTCTGTGTTCGTGATAAAGCGGCAGCGCTTATTGCAAGTCGGGCAAACGGCGGAGCGATAGACAAAATTAAGACTACTGCTGACCTAGCTTATTCATTAGATATAAATTGCAAAAAAGCGGTAACGACAAGAAGGCGAAAAATAATAGGGATCACAATAGTAGATAAAGGAGACGGTCCATTAAATGAGCATATCAAATCGATAATGACAGATTTTTTGGAACGTTTGTGGCAAGAAAAAAATGAAGAATGGGAAGTACGATTGTTACCGTTTCATATTATGAATTGTGAGGGAAATAGTTATAAAGTAAGCGATTTTGATGTGATGAATTGCATTAACAAAGCAGTGTCTAAGAAAACGGGTGTTGTAATACCAATTATAGAAAAAGCAGAAGCGATAAATTCTACTTATGCGGAATTAGATATGATTATTGGTATGCGCTTTCATAGTTTAGTCATGGCAGCGTTGTTTGAAATACCGTTTGTAGGTTTGGTTCATGATAATAAATTATCTGATTTATGTGAGATATATGATATGCCTCAGTGTAATATTGGAAATCTATCGGTTGATTTTTTAATGACTGCGATAAAAAACTATGAAAAAATGAAAATTGATCCTCAAATAACGACTAAATTGAAAGAAAAAGCGGAACTGAACTTTGAATATTTTTCAAAACTGTAA
- a CDS encoding class I SAM-dependent methyltransferase produces MSTIFEEFYQQGGIASQRRYPNEALMRFIGSNYFSMSHEQRNKLKVLEIGCGSGANLWMLSKEGFDSYGIDIAPTGLKYCHKVMADWGVAAQLFRGDMTAIEFPDQFFDLIIDVVSMQHLNIMEHSKAYSEIYRCLKKGGRLFQYHLGARSVTFLNGGGTYIDAYTIDNAINKEVPLNNAGRTCFLTPIKAKEMLDNEGFVNVSIEVDTRSYRGMTQQIEYLSISAEK; encoded by the coding sequence ATGAGTACAATTTTTGAAGAATTTTATCAACAAGGTGGGATTGCGTCGCAAAGACGTTACCCTAACGAAGCGTTAATGCGTTTTATTGGTAGTAATTATTTTTCAATGTCGCATGAGCAGCGAAATAAATTAAAGGTTTTGGAAATCGGCTGTGGCAGTGGGGCAAATTTATGGATGCTCTCTAAAGAAGGATTTGATTCATATGGGATTGATATTGCACCTACCGGCTTGAAATATTGTCATAAAGTAATGGCAGATTGGGGAGTAGCCGCTCAACTTTTTAGAGGGGATATGACTGCAATAGAGTTTCCGGATCAGTTTTTTGATTTGATTATTGATGTTGTGTCAATGCAACATCTAAATATTATGGAACATAGTAAGGCGTATAGTGAGATATATCGTTGTCTGAAAAAAGGGGGGAGGTTGTTTCAATATCATTTAGGGGCACGCAGCGTTACTTTTTTAAATGGTGGGGGAACATACATTGATGCATATACCATAGACAATGCGATTAATAAGGAGGTTCCTCTTAATAATGCGGGAAGAACATGCTTTTTGACGCCGATTAAAGCGAAAGAAATGTTGGACAATGAAGGCTTTGTCAATGTTTCGATTGAGGTAGATACTAGAAGTTATAGGGGAATGACTCAGCAGATTGAGTATTTGAGTATTTCTGCAGAAAAATAA
- a CDS encoding ABC transporter ATP-binding protein — MYALIKFFSIFTPKEQRYCGLMVGFMLIAAVLEAVGISAIFPLISMMSDSLFWDQAVWLKRYINLVGVNSHTDFIIFCALLLILLFIFKNWYMIWITRLQVTFSLNNQKKFARLLMALYLAKPYLYHVNKNTSELLRNVTTSVTYVFSNILVSLFALTIEIVTAVVIWIMLIYIDPFTATVVAGIMGAFVYAIMRAVRIKLDQQGKNQVEYSAEMTKWLEQGLGSIKETKVLKKERYFFEQFSEAYEKCCEANRFFIITSQLPRFLIEGIVTVGLLAIIIIKLLLGYEPSVIVPLLGVLALAGFRLMPCVNRIVNLSALLKYLMPTFDSLYDDLMLIKNAGNELQLQDRKDVGCKMEFTSQIKISNLSFIYPEQEKTVLDNISFSIPKGSFVGIVGASGAGKTTFVDILLGLLEPTCGEIMVDGQDVFKNIDGWQANLAYVPQTIYLIDGTIRDNVAMGINTNEIDEKRLIKVLHMAELYEYIEELPQKMDTQVGERGVKLSGGQRQRIGIARALYHNPQVLILDEATAALDTETEKNITNTILKLKGQITIIAIAHRLSTLENCTFKIQFDNGRAEII, encoded by the coding sequence ATGTATGCATTAATTAAATTTTTTTCAATATTCACGCCGAAAGAACAGCGATATTGCGGGCTTATGGTAGGTTTTATGTTGATAGCAGCGGTGTTGGAGGCAGTTGGGATTAGTGCGATTTTTCCACTTATATCAATGATGAGTGATTCCTTATTTTGGGATCAGGCTGTATGGCTTAAAAGATATATCAATTTGGTGGGTGTAAATTCACACACGGATTTTATTATATTTTGTGCGCTACTGTTGATTCTTTTATTTATTTTTAAGAATTGGTATATGATTTGGATTACTCGATTGCAAGTGACTTTTTCACTCAATAATCAAAAAAAATTTGCACGATTGCTTATGGCATTATATTTAGCAAAACCATACCTATATCATGTGAATAAAAACACTTCGGAACTATTAAGAAATGTAACAACATCGGTGACTTATGTGTTTTCTAATATTTTGGTAAGCTTATTTGCACTAACAATTGAAATTGTAACCGCTGTGGTTATTTGGATAATGCTGATCTATATTGATCCGTTTACAGCGACTGTTGTTGCGGGGATAATGGGAGCGTTTGTCTATGCTATAATGAGAGCAGTCCGGATAAAATTGGATCAACAAGGAAAAAATCAAGTCGAATATTCGGCTGAAATGACGAAGTGGTTGGAGCAAGGGTTAGGCTCAATAAAAGAAACAAAGGTACTTAAGAAAGAACGATATTTTTTTGAACAGTTTAGCGAGGCCTATGAAAAATGTTGCGAAGCAAATCGTTTTTTTATCATTACCAGCCAACTCCCGCGATTCTTAATTGAAGGAATTGTAACGGTAGGACTTTTAGCAATTATTATAATTAAATTATTGTTAGGGTATGAACCAAGTGTGATCGTACCGTTATTAGGAGTCTTGGCTCTGGCTGGTTTTCGCTTGATGCCTTGTGTAAACCGAATTGTTAATTTATCGGCGTTGTTGAAATATTTAATGCCGACGTTTGATTCACTATATGATGATTTAATGTTAATTAAAAATGCTGGAAATGAATTGCAGTTGCAAGACCGTAAGGATGTGGGCTGCAAAATGGAATTTACATCTCAAATTAAAATTTCCAACTTAAGTTTTATTTATCCGGAACAGGAAAAGACCGTACTGGATAATATCTCTTTTAGTATTCCTAAAGGCAGCTTTGTAGGAATTGTTGGTGCATCTGGGGCCGGAAAAACTACCTTTGTGGATATTTTATTGGGCTTGTTAGAGCCGACATGCGGCGAAATAATGGTCGATGGTCAAGATGTTTTCAAAAATATTGATGGTTGGCAAGCTAATTTAGCGTATGTACCACAGACGATTTATCTGATTGATGGAACGATAAGAGATAATGTGGCAATGGGAATAAATACAAACGAGATTGATGAGAAACGATTAATAAAAGTACTGCATATGGCAGAGTTATATGAGTATATTGAAGAATTACCACAAAAAATGGATACCCAAGTAGGTGAACGAGGTGTGAAATTGTCAGGTGGACAGCGTCAGCGAATCGGGATCGCACGAGCGTTGTACCATAATCCCCAAGTTTTGATTTTAGATGAAGCAACAGCGGCGCTCGACACTGAAACAGAAAAAAATATAACGAATACTATTTTGAAATTAAAAGGGCAAATTACAATCATTGCCATCGCGCATCGTCTAAGTACATTGGAAAATTGTACATTTAAAATACAGTTTGATAATGGACGGGCTGAAATAATATAG
- a CDS encoding class I SAM-dependent methyltransferase gives MAKLMKIDTENRVCECCGNDVLESLWVNKYNKQRTKSGIWCLPANNVMCTKCGFVFVSPVATAATLDEYYKDSYVHFGGSTMDFEPETRKKALEKVLDKTRKKLSKESSFVEIGCNAHTQFHESIREYFDSIITVEVNSAVDSDYKSIFDLPKGKIDVAAHYFVLEHIPDPRAFLLQCYEVLKKEGILIVEVPDLMLYEQYPASLSLSEHVNHFSRETLNLFCENIGFATVEGEWPCSRGFGFTAVYMKTENKSSSNRAQNIVESNRNCIKKASEKVELFELKMTEAFEQMSAICKRGGKVTLWCANDNLMRFVNGRLLPKEGIEIVDADPCKCDFIEARKTVMPMQLEQHIKNSELLIVFSELNKKAILEYISKAFNKSFSASEIIVLAQ, from the coding sequence ATGGCTAAACTGATGAAAATTGATACGGAAAATAGAGTTTGTGAATGCTGTGGAAATGATGTATTAGAAAGTTTGTGGGTAAATAAATATAATAAGCAACGCACGAAATCGGGAATATGGTGTTTGCCGGCCAACAATGTAATGTGTACAAAATGCGGATTTGTTTTTGTCTCACCAGTAGCGACGGCAGCTACGCTTGATGAATATTATAAAGATTCATATGTACATTTCGGTGGATCGACAATGGATTTTGAGCCCGAAACAAGAAAGAAAGCGCTTGAGAAAGTGTTGGATAAAACAAGAAAAAAGCTGTCTAAAGAAAGCAGCTTTGTAGAGATTGGTTGCAATGCACACACTCAGTTTCATGAAAGTATAAGAGAGTATTTTGATAGCATCATAACGGTCGAAGTTAATTCAGCGGTAGACTCAGATTATAAATCAATATTTGATCTTCCTAAAGGAAAAATTGATGTGGCAGCACATTATTTTGTATTAGAGCATATCCCGGATCCGCGTGCGTTTTTATTGCAATGTTATGAAGTGTTGAAAAAAGAGGGGATTTTGATCGTAGAAGTACCGGATTTGATGCTCTATGAGCAATATCCTGCGTCATTAAGCTTATCTGAACATGTTAATCACTTTAGTCGAGAAACATTAAATCTATTTTGTGAAAATATTGGGTTTGCGACAGTGGAAGGTGAATGGCCATGCAGTAGAGGATTTGGATTTACGGCTGTATATATGAAAACTGAAAATAAAAGCAGTAGCAATCGTGCTCAAAATATTGTGGAAAGTAACAGGAATTGCATTAAGAAAGCAAGTGAGAAAGTGGAACTTTTTGAACTAAAGATGACAGAGGCTTTTGAGCAAATGAGTGCGATATGTAAGCGGGGCGGCAAAGTTACGCTATGGTGCGCAAATGACAATTTAATGCGCTTTGTAAATGGCCGACTACTACCGAAGGAAGGCATTGAAATCGTTGATGCAGATCCGTGCAAATGTGACTTCATAGAAGCGCGAAAAACAGTTATGCCAATGCAACTCGAACAACACATTAAAAATAGCGAATTGCTGATTGTCTTTAGTGAGTTAAATAAAAAGGCAATTCTTGAGTATATCAGCAAAGCGTTCAATAAAAGTTTTTCGGCTAGTGAAATCATAGTCTTAGCGCAATAA
- a CDS encoding FemAB family protein: MSDNINAVNEAQVCEEIIACFADAEMAVKMASEASEEWMNVLNRLEFVPVGYTRAYSIYQAEYMRNFVESVKEFPIIIFESNVAVGIWPLMLQKRDGHWSIGSNEGAVIEPLFIQSLSEKKVKKMQEKCLQVLSKVCKFIQQPKWSGNAIVINQSLNNWHRKIMERGANVQIAHELYVDLSKNISEIKTNLRKSYKALITQGERLWDVKISATISGVEFDEFRQLHYRVAGRVTRSIESWEKQRAAINSGDAFLVTLVDSQGVLVGGGLFHISKDEGMYAIGVYDRNLFDKPLGHLVQMSAIKYMQELGLRWYRIGMRSYPGDVNVPTEKECSIGYFKEGFATHFFLRLMTQCAVI, encoded by the coding sequence ATGTCGGACAATATAAATGCGGTGAATGAAGCCCAAGTATGCGAAGAGATAATAGCGTGCTTTGCAGATGCGGAAATGGCAGTTAAAATGGCTAGTGAAGCTTCAGAAGAATGGATGAATGTTCTTAACCGACTGGAATTTGTACCAGTTGGTTATACTCGCGCGTATAGTATCTATCAAGCGGAATATATGCGTAACTTTGTTGAATCGGTAAAAGAGTTTCCCATTATTATTTTTGAATCGAATGTAGCGGTAGGAATTTGGCCGTTAATGTTGCAAAAAAGAGACGGACATTGGTCGATTGGTTCAAACGAGGGGGCTGTTATCGAGCCACTGTTCATACAGTCATTATCTGAAAAAAAAGTAAAAAAAATGCAGGAAAAGTGTTTGCAAGTTTTAAGCAAAGTTTGCAAGTTTATTCAACAGCCGAAATGGTCTGGAAATGCAATTGTGATTAACCAAAGCCTGAATAATTGGCACCGTAAAATAATGGAACGGGGGGCCAATGTTCAAATTGCACATGAATTATATGTTGACTTATCAAAAAATATAAGTGAGATTAAGACGAATCTGAGAAAAAGCTATAAAGCGTTGATTACGCAAGGCGAACGACTTTGGGATGTGAAAATCAGTGCTACTATTTCTGGTGTGGAGTTTGATGAATTCAGACAGTTGCATTACAGAGTAGCTGGTCGAGTAACTCGATCAATTGAATCATGGGAAAAGCAAAGGGCGGCTATTAATAGCGGAGACGCTTTTTTGGTAACGTTAGTAGATAGCCAGGGTGTACTGGTGGGGGGCGGATTGTTTCATATTTCAAAAGATGAAGGAATGTACGCCATAGGAGTATATGATAGAAATTTATTTGATAAACCATTGGGACATTTGGTGCAAATGAGTGCAATAAAATATATGCAAGAACTGGGATTGCGTTGGTATCGAATAGGAATGAGATCATATCCGGGAGATGTCAACGTACCAACCGAAAAAGAGTGCAGCATCGGCTATTTTAAAGAGGGATTTGCAACACATTTTTTTCTGCGGCTGATGACGCAATGCGCTGTGATTTAG
- the pseI gene encoding pseudaminic acid synthase — translation MRKIEIDGCSIGSDYKPFIIAEMSGNHNQSLERALAIVDEAARAGVQALKIQTYTADTMTIDSREGEFYIDSPDNIWAGTSMYELYLQAYTPWEWHKAIFDRCRERGIIGFSTPFDASAVDFLESLNVPCYKIASFENIDVPLLKKVGQTGKPVIVSTGMASIAELDEIVTTLRGAGCEHIVLLKCTSSYPASPTDANVATIPHMKELFKCQVGLSDHTLGIGVAVAGVALGATVIEKHFTLLRSEGGVDASFSLEPQEMQLLVDETMRGWQGVGQISYGPIDKEKECLKGRRSLYIVQDMRAGEKFTADNLKSIRPGYGLGPKYYEVLLGKRVKKDIKRGTPVSWDLLD, via the coding sequence ATGAGAAAAATTGAAATTGACGGTTGTAGCATCGGTTCTGATTACAAACCGTTTATTATTGCGGAAATGTCGGGTAACCATAATCAATCGCTGGAACGAGCACTTGCTATTGTAGATGAAGCGGCGCGAGCGGGGGTTCAAGCTTTAAAGATTCAAACATATACGGCAGATACAATGACAATTGATTCTCGGGAAGGTGAATTTTATATTGATAGTCCCGACAATATTTGGGCGGGTACATCTATGTATGAACTTTATCTGCAAGCATATACGCCATGGGAATGGCATAAGGCGATTTTTGATCGTTGCCGTGAACGTGGAATCATTGGATTTAGTACGCCGTTTGATGCTAGTGCAGTCGACTTTTTAGAGTCATTAAATGTTCCGTGTTACAAAATTGCTTCGTTTGAAAATATTGACGTGCCACTGCTGAAAAAAGTGGGACAGACGGGAAAACCGGTAATTGTATCAACAGGAATGGCTAGTATTGCGGAGTTGGATGAAATAGTAACTACGCTAAGAGGGGCTGGTTGTGAGCATATTGTATTGCTGAAGTGTACCAGTAGCTATCCTGCCAGTCCTACGGATGCAAATGTTGCAACTATTCCGCATATGAAGGAACTGTTTAAGTGCCAGGTTGGATTGTCGGATCACACCTTAGGAATCGGGGTTGCTGTAGCGGGTGTGGCTTTGGGTGCAACGGTCATAGAAAAGCATTTTACTCTTTTGAGATCAGAGGGCGGCGTAGATGCTTCATTCTCACTGGAACCACAAGAGATGCAGTTGCTGGTGGATGAAACTATGCGAGGCTGGCAAGGAGTGGGACAAATAAGCTATGGTCCGATCGATAAAGAAAAAGAATGCTTAAAAGGTCGTCGATCGCTATATATAGTACAAGATATGCGTGCTGGTGAAAAATTTACAGCAGACAATCTAAAAAGCATACGTCCAGGTTATGGGCTTGGACCTAAATATTATGAGGTTTTGCTTGGTAAGCGTGTGAAAAAAGATATAAAGCGAGGAACGCCGGTCTCATGGGATCTGTTGGATTGA